One genomic region from Flagellimonas oceani encodes:
- a CDS encoding CocE/NonD family hydrolase, with protein MKSSFKILLLSILLLTVTVSCKKTTKTEVQEVDTYVADNYTKKEVDIEMRDGITLHTTIYSPKDTSKKYPIIMQRTPYSSRPYGEGNFKTKIGPNEHLMKEGNVIVYQDVRGRWLSEGHYVNMRAYIPNKTSDDQVDESSDTYDTIEWLVNNVENNNGNVGIWGISYPGHYATYATVDAHPALKAASPQACIGDFFFDDFHHNGAYLLSYFRATSLFGTQRPNGDAPIDTAWYTLPNLPTEDQYQFFLDAGPLKNLDYFFEYETADTPTMRPEGVTDDYFWNELKEHPNYDEMWQSRGLIQHLKNVKSSVATMIVGGWFDAEDLYGPLETYKNIEKYNEDNYNTMVFGPWDHGGWARDKERNVVGNYYFGDSISLFYQKDIETKFFNHFLKGEGDKNSGLPEAYVFDTGKKEWKKYDTWPPENAAKQTMYLSDDQELTSEQKGTTGIQFISDIKKPVPYSEDVKTVFTPRKYMTDDQRFAARRSDVLVFETDVMEEDLTLAGDIMAHLKVATTGTAADWIVKVIDVHPADAETNEEMQDHLKMSNYHLMVRSEVLRGRFRNSFSDPEPFTPNEKTDVNIKLQDVFHTIKKGHKLQIQVQSTWFPLIDLNPQTYVDNIFKANESDFKTQTHTVFTDSNIEFTVLK; from the coding sequence ATGAAAAGTTCTTTCAAGATTTTACTGCTTAGTATTTTACTGTTGACGGTGACCGTCAGTTGTAAGAAAACAACCAAGACGGAGGTGCAAGAGGTCGATACCTACGTGGCCGACAATTACACCAAAAAAGAAGTGGACATTGAAATGCGCGATGGTATTACGTTGCATACCACCATATACTCTCCAAAGGATACATCAAAAAAGTACCCTATAATTATGCAGCGTACCCCCTACAGCTCCAGACCATACGGAGAAGGAAATTTTAAGACCAAAATTGGTCCGAACGAGCATTTGATGAAAGAAGGAAATGTCATTGTTTACCAAGATGTTAGGGGTAGATGGCTCAGTGAAGGCCACTATGTGAATATGCGCGCCTATATTCCCAATAAAACCTCGGATGACCAAGTGGATGAAAGTTCGGATACCTACGATACCATCGAGTGGTTGGTGAACAATGTGGAAAATAACAACGGTAATGTGGGTATTTGGGGGATTTCGTATCCCGGGCATTATGCCACCTACGCTACTGTGGATGCACACCCGGCATTAAAAGCGGCTTCGCCGCAGGCCTGTATCGGGGATTTCTTTTTTGATGATTTTCACCATAACGGCGCCTATTTGTTGAGTTATTTTAGGGCTACTTCGCTTTTTGGAACTCAACGTCCCAATGGAGATGCACCAATTGATACGGCATGGTATACGTTGCCGAATTTGCCAACAGAGGACCAGTATCAGTTCTTTTTGGATGCAGGTCCGCTCAAAAATCTGGATTACTTTTTCGAATACGAAACTGCCGATACGCCCACCATGCGTCCAGAAGGTGTGACTGACGATTACTTTTGGAACGAACTGAAGGAGCATCCGAATTATGATGAAATGTGGCAGAGCCGCGGCCTGATCCAACACCTTAAAAATGTAAAGAGCAGTGTGGCGACCATGATTGTTGGCGGGTGGTTCGATGCTGAAGATTTGTACGGGCCGTTGGAGACCTACAAGAACATTGAAAAATATAACGAGGACAACTACAATACAATGGTCTTTGGCCCTTGGGACCATGGGGGTTGGGCTCGTGACAAGGAACGTAACGTGGTGGGCAACTACTATTTTGGGGACTCCATTTCGTTGTTTTATCAGAAAGATATCGAAACCAAGTTCTTCAACCATTTTTTGAAAGGTGAGGGCGATAAAAACTCTGGATTGCCAGAGGCCTACGTTTTTGATACCGGTAAAAAGGAATGGAAAAAGTACGATACTTGGCCTCCGGAAAATGCTGCCAAACAAACCATGTACTTGTCCGATGACCAAGAGCTCACCTCAGAGCAAAAAGGAACTACTGGAATTCAGTTTATCAGCGATATAAAGAAACCTGTTCCCTATTCCGAAGATGTAAAGACCGTTTTTACCCCAAGAAAATACATGACGGATGATCAGCGCTTTGCCGCCCGACGTTCCGATGTTCTGGTTTTTGAAACCGATGTGATGGAAGAAGACCTGACCTTGGCCGGCGATATTATGGCCCATTTGAAAGTGGCTACCACGGGAACTGCAGCCGATTGGATCGTTAAGGTCATCGATGTGCACCCAGCGGATGCCGAGACCAACGAAGAAATGCAGGACCACCTTAAAATGAGCAATTACCATTTAATGGTGCGAAGTGAAGTGCTTCGTGGCCGATTCAGAAATAGTTTTTCCGATCCGGAACCTTTCACACCAAATGAGAAGACGGATGTGAACATAAAGCTTCAGGATGTGTTCCACACCATCAAAAAAGGGCACAAATTGCAAATTCAGGTGCAAAGCACTTGGTTCCCACTTATCGATTTAAACCCACAGACCTATGTGGACAACATCTTTAAAGCGAACGAATCCGATTTCAAGACACAGACACATACCGTTTTCACCGATTCCAATATTGAGTTTACGGTATTGAAATAA
- the metK gene encoding methionine adenosyltransferase: protein MAYLFTSESVSEGHPDKIADQISDALLDNFLAFDPESKVACETMVTTGQVVLAGEVKSHTYVDLQSIARDVINKIGYTKGEYKFSGDSCGVISLIHEQSQDINQGVDRGTKEEQGAGDQGMMFGYATTETANYMPLALDISHKILEVLADLRREGTRIPYLRPDAKAQVTIEYSDDNVPQRIDTIVVSTQHDEFDADEVMLAKIKDDIIHILIPEVKKLLPESIQKLFTDNIKYHINPTGKFVIGGPHGDAGLTGRKIIVDTYGGKGAHGGGAFSGKDPSKVDRSAAYAARHMAKNLVAAGVAGEILVQVSYAIGVVEPTSIFVDTYKSSNVDMSDGEIAKKASELFDMRPFAIEERLKLRNPIYLETAAYGHLGKQPRTKTKVFESPYNGRIEKEVELFTWEKLDMVDKVKETFGL, encoded by the coding sequence ATGGCGTATTTGTTTACATCGGAATCCGTGAGTGAGGGTCATCCGGATAAAATTGCAGATCAGATCAGTGATGCATTGTTGGATAATTTTTTGGCCTTTGACCCAGAGAGCAAAGTGGCCTGCGAAACTATGGTGACCACGGGTCAGGTAGTGTTGGCTGGCGAGGTAAAGAGCCATACCTATGTGGATTTGCAGAGCATAGCTAGGGACGTTATCAATAAAATTGGCTACACCAAAGGTGAATATAAGTTTAGTGGTGATTCCTGTGGCGTGATTTCTTTGATTCACGAACAATCACAGGATATTAACCAAGGGGTGGATCGCGGCACCAAAGAAGAGCAGGGCGCTGGCGACCAGGGTATGATGTTCGGCTATGCCACCACCGAGACCGCCAACTACATGCCTTTGGCCCTGGATATTTCCCATAAAATTTTGGAAGTATTGGCCGATTTGAGGAGAGAAGGGACCCGAATTCCGTATTTGCGACCCGATGCCAAAGCGCAGGTAACGATTGAATACTCCGACGACAATGTTCCACAGCGTATCGATACCATAGTAGTTTCAACGCAACATGATGAGTTTGATGCGGACGAGGTGATGCTGGCCAAGATCAAGGACGATATCATCCATATTTTGATTCCGGAGGTGAAAAAGTTGTTGCCCGAGAGTATTCAGAAATTATTTACGGACAACATTAAATACCACATCAACCCAACAGGGAAATTTGTGATCGGTGGCCCGCATGGCGATGCCGGCCTTACCGGAAGAAAAATAATTGTGGATACCTATGGAGGAAAAGGAGCCCACGGAGGAGGTGCCTTTAGCGGAAAGGATCCTAGCAAAGTGGACCGGAGCGCTGCCTATGCCGCCCGCCATATGGCAAAAAATTTGGTGGCTGCCGGGGTTGCCGGTGAAATTTTGGTGCAGGTAAGCTACGCCATCGGGGTGGTGGAGCCCACATCCATTTTTGTGGACACCTATAAATCTTCCAACGTGGATATGTCGGACGGCGAGATCGCCAAAAAGGCATCCGAACTTTTTGATATGAGACCGTTTGCCATCGAGGAACGCTTAAAACTTCGCAACCCTATTTATTTGGAAACCGCCGCCTACGGACATTTGGGCAAACAACCCCGAACCAAGACCAAGGTATTCGAATCTCCTTACAATGGTAGGATAGAAAAAGAAGTGGAACTCTTCACTTGGGAAAAACTGGATATGGTGGACAAGGTGAAGGAAACCTTTGGGCTATAA
- a CDS encoding RrF2 family transcriptional regulator, whose translation MLSKKTKYGLKALTYLAKVEGRQPVQIAEIAKCENISQKFLESILLTLRRNGLLGSKKGKGGGYYLIKEPQDVQMTTVMRVLEGPIAMVPCVSLNFYEKCDDCPDEEECSVHKLMLLVRDSALDVYRNNTLADLL comes from the coding sequence ATGCTCTCCAAGAAGACAAAATACGGACTTAAGGCACTTACCTACCTTGCCAAGGTGGAGGGTAGACAGCCAGTACAGATTGCTGAAATTGCCAAGTGCGAGAATATTTCCCAAAAGTTTTTGGAAAGTATTTTGCTTACCCTTCGCAGGAATGGCCTTTTGGGTTCCAAAAAAGGGAAGGGAGGGGGTTATTATCTAATTAAAGAGCCTCAAGATGTTCAAATGACCACGGTTATGCGGGTATTGGAAGGCCCTATCGCCATGGTGCCCTGCGTTAGTCTCAACTTCTACGAAAAATGTGACGACTGTCCGGATGAGGAGGAATGCTCCGTTCATAAATTAATGCTTCTAGTTAGGGACAGTGCCTTGGATGTTTATCGTAACAACACGCTGGCAGATTTGCTTTAA
- a CDS encoding phosphoadenosine phosphosulfate reductase family protein has translation MALTQEEIKKLNLQFKGISPEEIISWAINHGKKPVVTTNFRPYEVAILHAVTEVDKSIPVIWCDTGYNTPQTYKHAEALISILELNVKLYVPKQTSSHRDAIMGIPQIDDPRHKEFTEQVKLEPFRRAMEEHKPDVWFTNLRKGQTAHRDSLDVLSMSNDGVLKVSPFYHWSDTQLDAYLKARQLPNEHKYFDPTKVLANRECGLHT, from the coding sequence ATGGCATTGACACAAGAAGAAATAAAGAAACTGAACCTTCAGTTTAAGGGAATTTCTCCCGAAGAAATTATATCCTGGGCCATCAACCATGGAAAAAAACCGGTAGTAACGACCAATTTTAGACCTTATGAAGTGGCTATTCTTCATGCGGTGACCGAAGTGGATAAAAGTATTCCCGTAATTTGGTGCGATACAGGTTACAATACCCCTCAAACCTATAAACATGCGGAAGCGTTGATTTCCATATTGGAGCTCAACGTAAAATTATATGTTCCCAAACAAACGAGTTCCCATCGTGATGCCATTATGGGCATTCCACAAATTGATGACCCTCGGCACAAAGAGTTTACCGAGCAGGTAAAGTTGGAGCCGTTCCGTCGCGCTATGGAAGAGCATAAGCCCGATGTTTGGTTCACCAACTTGCGCAAAGGTCAAACAGCGCACAGGGATTCTTTGGACGTGTTGAGCATGAGCAACGATGGTGTTTTAAAGGTGAGTCCGTTCTATCATTGGAGCGACACCCAATTGGATGCTTACTTAAAAGCGCGCCAATTGCCGAACGAACACAAATACTTTGACCCGACAAAAGTATTGGCCAACCGTGAATGCGGTTTGCACACATAA
- a CDS encoding trans-sulfuration enzyme family protein translates to MKGKKFETQAIRTQMERSQNLEHSSPIYMTSSFVFEDAEDMRASFAEEKQRNIYSRYSNPNSNELIERVCQMEGAESGFAYASGMAAVFSTLAALLDTGDRVISSKSIFGSTHTLFTQFFPKWNIETSYFDANDLSQIEGLIKPNTKILYAETPTNPGVDVLDLEVLAKIAKKHGLIFIIDNCFATPYLQQPIKFGADLVIHSGTKLMDGQGRVLAGITVGSGELMDKVYRFSRITGPALSPFNAWVLSRSLETLAIRVDRHCENALKLATYLESHDKIEWVKYPFLKSHPKHEIAKKQMKAGGCVVAFEVKGGLEAGREFFDSIKLLSLSANLGDARSIVTHPASTTHSKLTTEERNAVGISDGMVRVSVGLEHIDDIIADIEQALG, encoded by the coding sequence ATGAAAGGCAAAAAATTCGAGACGCAAGCAATAAGAACGCAAATGGAGCGCAGTCAAAACTTGGAGCATTCCAGCCCCATTTATATGACCTCCAGCTTTGTTTTTGAAGATGCGGAGGACATGCGTGCCTCTTTTGCAGAGGAAAAGCAGCGCAATATCTATTCCAGATATTCCAACCCCAATTCGAACGAACTCATTGAAAGGGTTTGCCAGATGGAAGGGGCTGAGAGCGGTTTTGCTTACGCCTCCGGTATGGCCGCCGTTTTTTCAACTTTGGCTGCTTTATTGGATACGGGTGATCGCGTGATTTCGTCCAAAAGTATTTTTGGGTCCACGCACACCCTTTTCACGCAGTTTTTTCCAAAGTGGAACATCGAAACCAGTTATTTTGATGCCAACGATTTGTCTCAAATAGAAGGTTTGATCAAACCAAATACCAAGATACTTTATGCCGAAACTCCGACCAACCCAGGCGTGGATGTCTTGGATTTGGAAGTGTTGGCCAAAATTGCCAAAAAGCACGGCCTTATTTTTATTATCGATAACTGTTTTGCGACACCGTATTTGCAACAGCCGATTAAATTTGGTGCCGATTTGGTCATTCACTCGGGAACCAAGTTGATGGATGGACAAGGAAGGGTATTGGCCGGAATTACGGTGGGTAGCGGAGAATTGATGGACAAAGTGTACCGTTTTTCCCGAATTACGGGACCTGCATTGTCCCCGTTCAATGCGTGGGTGTTGTCACGAAGCTTGGAAACCTTGGCGATTCGGGTGGATAGACACTGTGAGAACGCTTTGAAATTGGCAACCTATCTGGAGAGTCACGATAAGATTGAATGGGTGAAGTATCCATTTTTGAAATCGCACCCCAAGCACGAAATTGCCAAAAAGCAAATGAAAGCAGGCGGTTGCGTTGTGGCCTTTGAAGTTAAGGGCGGTCTGGAAGCCGGGCGGGAATTTTTTGACAGTATCAAATTATTATCCTTGTCCGCGAACTTGGGAGATGCACGAAGCATTGTGACGCATCCCGCATCCACTACCCACAGCAAGCTGACCACAGAGGAGCGCAATGCCGTTGGAATTTCCGATGGAATGGTACGCGTGTCCGTCGGATTGGAACATATCGATGATATTATCGCTGATATTGAGCAGGCTCTAGGTTAA
- a CDS encoding deoxynucleoside kinase — translation MHIAVAGNIGAGKTTLTNLLAKHYKWEAHFEDVVDNPYLDDFYTQMERWSFNLQIYFLNSRYRQILKIRESGKSVIQDRTIYEDAHIFAPNLHAMGLMTNRDYENYKGLFELMESLVQPPDLMIYLRSSIPNLVNQIHKRGRDYENSISIDYLSRLNERYEAWVNTYAKGKLLIFDVDNLDFVDNPEDLGEVINRIDGEIHGLFE, via the coding sequence ATGCATATTGCTGTGGCAGGCAACATTGGGGCCGGCAAAACTACGTTGACCAATTTACTTGCAAAACATTACAAGTGGGAGGCCCATTTTGAAGATGTGGTGGACAATCCTTATCTCGACGATTTTTACACCCAAATGGAGCGATGGAGCTTCAACCTCCAAATCTACTTTTTGAACAGCAGGTACCGTCAAATTTTAAAGATCAGGGAAAGTGGAAAAAGTGTTATCCAGGATAGGACCATTTATGAAGATGCTCACATATTTGCTCCTAACCTGCACGCCATGGGACTCATGACGAACCGGGATTATGAAAATTACAAGGGCCTTTTTGAGTTGATGGAATCCTTGGTGCAACCACCAGATCTAATGATATATCTGCGCAGCTCCATTCCCAATTTGGTGAATCAAATCCATAAGCGCGGGCGGGATTATGAAAATTCCATTTCCATTGATTACCTCAGCCGTTTGAACGAACGCTATGAGGCCTGGGTGAACACCTACGCAAAAGGCAAACTGCTCATCTTTGATGTGGACAACCTCGATTTTGTGGACAACCCGGAGGATTTGGGAGAGGTGATCAACCGTATCGACGGAGAGATTCATGGGCTGTTTGAATAA
- a CDS encoding GIY-YIG nuclease family protein has protein sequence MILKFRWLSVVEATIIMKGYVYILECSDGSYYTGSTIDLENRLKEHQDGRGANHTKKRLPVKLVYVEEYLSIATAFEREKQIQGWSREKKKALIVGEFDALTNLAECKNETSFKYYKEKK, from the coding sequence ATGATTTTGAAGTTTCGGTGGCTGAGCGTAGTCGAAGCCACAATTATAATGAAAGGATACGTCTACATATTGGAATGCTCAGATGGAAGTTATTATACCGGAAGTACCATTGACTTGGAGAACCGGTTAAAGGAGCATCAAGATGGTCGGGGTGCCAACCATACAAAGAAAAGACTGCCGGTTAAGTTGGTATATGTTGAAGAGTATTTAAGTATTGCAACAGCCTTTGAACGCGAAAAGCAGATTCAAGGGTGGTCTAGGGAAAAAAAGAAGGCATTGATAGTTGGAGAATTTGATGCACTCACAAATTTAGCCGAGTGTAAAAATGAGACAAGTTTTAAATATTATAAGGAGAAAAAATAA
- a CDS encoding DUF2061 domain-containing protein, whose protein sequence is MITDQLIIKNEKQQSTYTKDSASESPKRSIAKSISWRIVGTMDTILISWIVTGTLSLAFSIGLVELVTKMVLYFFHERIWNSIKWGK, encoded by the coding sequence ATGATTACCGATCAGTTGATAATAAAAAACGAAAAACAGCAAAGCACGTACACTAAGGATAGTGCTTCGGAAAGTCCAAAGCGGAGTATTGCAAAATCCATAAGTTGGAGAATTGTTGGTACTATGGACACGATATTGATCTCTTGGATAGTGACAGGTACGTTAAGTTTGGCATTTTCAATCGGATTGGTGGAACTCGTCACCAAAATGGTGCTTTATTTTTTTCACGAAAGAATTTGGAACTCCATCAAATGGGGCAAATAA
- the thrA gene encoding bifunctional aspartate kinase/homoserine dehydrogenase I, which produces MDLRHLAISDFKTLSGSVQDIKLSYQVFGKPLHTAPIILVNHALTGNSNVAGKDGWWSDLIGDGKCIDTEKYTILSFNIPGNGFDGFIIENYKDFVAGDIARIFLWGLEQLEIDKLFAIIGGSLGGGIAWEMTAINPNITEHLIPVASDWKSTDWLIANCQIQEQFLVNSKQPVHDARMHAMLCYRTPESFKERFKRSTNEELQVFNVESWLMHHGKKLQERFQLSAYKLMNQLLKSIDITRNGEEAFKALQDSDTKIHIIGVNSDLFFTAEENKETFKRLAQANTNVTYGEVQSVHGHDAFLMEFEQLEKLLETVFQKNTERIKILKFGGKSLANGEGIQRVLKIITQRFEAEEHFAVVVSARGKATDQLENLLEKAAKGADFQTDLKKFADYQKNNFDGVDIDEELATIEKILNGVSLTGDYSLKTKDEVLSFGELLSAKYVTAALNTSGVKAKLLDSRKLISTDDNYSNAEVDYGTSKENVLRYFHALEKDTIPIVTGFIGSNRDGSTTTLGRNGSNYSAALLANFLDAGELINYTHVDGIFTANPDLVADARLIDVISYGEANELANFGANILHAKTIIPLIEKNIPLRICNTFNDNNEGTLIGPKTDNGGIKSLSVLDNMALINLEGRGLLGKVGVDMRIFRALGQNGISVGIVSQGSSERGIGLVVDASKADKAKKVLDQEFETDYSSKDINQISVVKDVSVISIVGMDLSSFHKPFNALAKNQITPLLFNNTVTGKNVSMVVKKSDLNKAINVIHGQIFGIARKINLALFGHGNVGGTLISQILDSKTSIEDRKSIDLKVFAVANSKKVLLDASGVGSDWKERLEKEGQPYQIEDITAFAKQHHLENLIAVDNTASKTFVQQYESLIEHGFDLVSSNKIANTLSFEKYKSIRKCLDKNQKQYLYETNVGAGLPLIDTIKLLHLSGENITRIKGVFSGSLSYIFNTFSEKDVSFSEIVKEAMESGFTEPDPREDLSGNDVGRKLLILARELDLQNEFSDIDVQNLIPEELRTLDFEKFMEHIVEMDDVYKKIKEDQKQGHVLRYIGDLHGDLQQDKGILDVQLVSVPKESALGQVKGSDSIIEIYTESYGEHPLVIQGAGAGAAVTARGVFGDILRIAEKI; this is translated from the coding sequence ATGGATTTAAGGCATTTGGCCATATCAGATTTTAAAACATTGAGCGGGTCCGTTCAAGACATAAAGTTGTCATATCAAGTTTTTGGAAAACCCTTGCATACGGCACCCATCATTTTGGTGAACCATGCACTCACGGGCAATTCCAATGTTGCCGGGAAAGATGGGTGGTGGTCCGATCTTATCGGGGATGGAAAATGTATCGATACCGAGAAGTACACCATATTGTCTTTTAATATTCCTGGAAACGGTTTTGATGGTTTCATCATCGAAAACTATAAGGATTTTGTAGCTGGAGATATCGCCAGAATATTTCTTTGGGGACTGGAGCAATTGGAGATCGATAAACTGTTCGCCATCATTGGCGGCTCTTTGGGAGGTGGAATTGCTTGGGAAATGACGGCCATCAACCCAAATATCACGGAGCATTTGATTCCCGTGGCATCCGATTGGAAATCCACGGATTGGTTGATTGCCAACTGTCAGATTCAAGAGCAGTTTTTGGTCAATTCCAAACAACCCGTGCACGATGCCCGTATGCATGCGATGTTGTGCTACCGAACACCGGAATCTTTTAAAGAGCGATTCAAAAGAAGCACCAACGAGGAACTACAGGTTTTTAATGTGGAATCTTGGTTGATGCACCACGGTAAAAAATTGCAGGAGCGTTTTCAGCTATCAGCCTATAAATTGATGAACCAACTGTTGAAATCCATCGATATCACCAGAAATGGTGAAGAAGCATTCAAGGCATTGCAGGATAGCGACACCAAAATCCACATTATTGGGGTCAATTCCGATTTGTTCTTCACGGCGGAGGAGAACAAGGAGACATTTAAAAGATTGGCCCAGGCCAATACCAATGTGACTTATGGCGAGGTACAATCCGTACACGGTCACGATGCCTTTTTGATGGAGTTTGAACAATTGGAAAAATTGTTGGAGACCGTTTTCCAAAAGAATACCGAACGCATCAAAATATTGAAGTTCGGTGGGAAATCCCTGGCCAACGGAGAGGGCATTCAGCGTGTATTGAAAATTATCACCCAAAGGTTTGAAGCGGAAGAACACTTTGCAGTCGTGGTTTCCGCTCGTGGCAAGGCAACGGACCAACTGGAAAACTTGCTCGAAAAAGCGGCCAAGGGAGCTGATTTTCAAACCGATTTAAAGAAGTTTGCCGACTATCAAAAAAACAATTTTGATGGAGTCGATATTGATGAAGAGCTGGCGACCATCGAAAAAATATTGAACGGGGTTTCCTTAACGGGCGATTACAGTCTCAAAACCAAAGATGAGGTATTGTCTTTTGGAGAATTGTTGTCCGCCAAATATGTAACGGCCGCGCTGAATACATCTGGGGTAAAAGCAAAGCTTTTGGATTCTCGAAAGTTGATCAGCACGGATGACAATTATAGCAATGCCGAAGTGGACTATGGCACCTCCAAAGAAAATGTACTTCGATATTTCCATGCACTGGAAAAGGATACCATCCCGATAGTTACTGGATTTATTGGTTCCAACCGTGATGGTTCAACGACCACTTTGGGCAGGAACGGCAGCAATTATTCCGCAGCGCTGCTGGCCAATTTTTTGGATGCGGGCGAGTTGATCAATTACACCCACGTGGATGGTATTTTCACGGCCAATCCGGATTTGGTGGCGGATGCGCGATTAATAGATGTGATTTCCTATGGCGAGGCCAATGAGCTCGCCAATTTCGGAGCAAATATTTTGCACGCGAAGACCATAATTCCACTGATCGAGAAAAACATTCCCTTGCGCATATGCAACACCTTCAATGATAATAACGAAGGCACGTTGATCGGTCCAAAAACCGATAATGGGGGCATCAAATCCCTTTCAGTGCTCGACAATATGGCCCTCATCAATTTGGAAGGTAGAGGACTGCTTGGTAAAGTGGGTGTGGACATGCGCATTTTTCGGGCATTGGGCCAAAATGGCATTAGCGTAGGTATTGTTTCTCAAGGGTCTTCGGAACGGGGCATTGGTCTCGTGGTGGATGCATCCAAAGCGGACAAAGCCAAGAAAGTGCTCGACCAAGAGTTTGAGACGGATTACTCTTCAAAAGACATCAACCAGATTTCAGTGGTCAAAGATGTTTCGGTCATTTCCATTGTGGGAATGGATTTGAGCAGTTTTCACAAACCCTTCAATGCCTTGGCGAAGAACCAAATCACGCCCTTGCTGTTCAACAATACGGTAACCGGGAAGAACGTGAGTATGGTGGTGAAGAAATCCGACTTGAACAAGGCCATCAATGTGATTCACGGACAGATTTTCGGAATCGCTAGAAAAATCAATTTGGCGTTGTTTGGACACGGCAATGTCGGCGGAACGCTGATCAGTCAAATTCTGGATTCAAAAACCAGTATCGAAGACCGAAAAAGTATCGATTTAAAAGTGTTCGCTGTGGCAAATTCCAAAAAAGTGCTTTTGGATGCTTCGGGAGTGGGTTCGGATTGGAAGGAACGTTTGGAAAAAGAGGGGCAACCCTATCAAATCGAAGATATTACCGCTTTTGCGAAACAACATCATTTGGAAAACCTGATTGCGGTGGACAACACGGCGAGCAAAACCTTTGTGCAGCAATATGAATCATTGATCGAGCACGGTTTTGACTTGGTTTCATCAAACAAGATTGCAAACACGCTGAGTTTTGAGAAATATAAATCAATAAGAAAGTGTTTGGATAAAAATCAAAAACAATACCTGTACGAAACCAACGTAGGAGCAGGACTACCGTTGATAGATACCATCAAACTGTTGCATTTGTCCGGTGAGAACATCACTAGAATCAAAGGCGTGTTTTCGGGATCGCTAAGTTATATTTTCAATACCTTTTCCGAGAAAGATGTTTCTTTTTCAGAAATCGTAAAGGAGGCTATGGAAAGTGGCTTTACCGAACCCGACCCAAGAGAAGATTTGTCCGGTAACGACGTGGGAAGAAAACTATTGATTTTGGCCAGGGAATTGGACCTTCAGAACGAGTTTTCGGATATTGATGTACAAAACTTGATTCCAGAAGAACTACGAACTTTGGATTTTGAAAAGTTTATGGAACACATCGTAGAGATGGATGATGTTTATAAGAAAATCAAAGAAGACCAAAAACAAGGACACGTGCTTCGCTACATAGGTGATTTGCACGGGGATTTGCAACAGGACAAAGGGATCTTGGACGTACAATTGGTGTCTGTGCCCAAAGAAAGCGCTTTGGGGCAGGTGAAAGGTTCCGATTCGATTATTGAGATTTATACAGAATCCTACGGAGAGCATCCCTTGGTGATTCAAGGAGCAGGGGCAGGGGCCGCTGTAACGGCAAGGGGTGTTTTTGGAGACATATTAAGAATAGCGGAGAAAATATAG